The Vigna radiata var. radiata cultivar VC1973A unplaced genomic scaffold, Vradiata_ver6 scaffold_131, whole genome shotgun sequence genome has a segment encoding these proteins:
- the LOC106753486 gene encoding uncharacterized protein LOC106753486, producing MEELVDVNVGCDIDDDIQENFEGNVEVEVQSMSNESSGACDSVSSDSIFDEWESEQLVSGAGRDEEDTNVEGYGTFATFVLPKRMVDFKWEVGTYFAEKEDIVEAIKSYALDNGRNIKFVKNDKERMRFKCVGAKGKCPWRLYCGYMKAVKTWQLRTMLDNHTCSREFNLKLIDSKWLSKKIEKTIRENPTVKGVDIREKVQRKYNIGISRPIIGLDGAFLKGKYGGELLTVVGRDGNEQMLPIAYCVVEVENKDSWRWFLELLVDDLGGPEICSIFTFISDQQKGLRYAIDELLPTVDQRFCVRHMYSNFRKKYPGKNLKRLMWRAATTTHPQTWEMEMRNIRAVNEDAYKHLIAIPPSWSRNKLFEVRHIYNNGDKFVVNIDDSSRTCRTWMMTGIPCCHSLATMKFLNIDGEKFIDSCYFKSTYEETYSTIIYPINGAKIWNITPHPDVSPPHKRVLPGRPKRTRRLEQWEMSDEG from the exons ATGGAGGAGCTTGTTGATGTTAATGTTGGTTGTGATATAGATGATGATATACAAGAAAATTTCGAGGGAAATGTAGAAGTGGAAGTCCAAAGTATGTCAAATGAGTCTAGTGGAGCATGCGACAGTGTGAGTTCTGACAGTATATTTGATGAGTGGGAGTCTGAACAATTAGTTAGTGGAGCAGGAAGGGATGAAGAAGATACAAATGTAGAGGGTTATGGAACTTTTGCAACATTTGTGTTGCCAAAACGTATGGTTGACTTTAAGTGGGAAGTTGGGACATATTTTGCTGAAAAAGAAGACATAGTGGAGGCTATAAAAAGTTATGCCTTGGATAATGGAAGAAATATTAAGTTTGTTAAGAATGATAAAGAAAGAATGAGGTTCAAGTGTGTGGGTGCAAAAGGTAAATGCCCATGGAGGTTATATTGTGGTTATATGAAGGCTGTGAAAACATGGCAATTGAGGACAATGCTGGACAACCATACATGCAGCAGGGAGTTTAACCTTAAATTAATTGATTCCAAGTGGTTGAGCAAGAAGATAGAGAAAACTATTAGAGAGAATCCTACAGTTAAGGGTGTGGATATAAGGGAAAAAGTTCAAAGGAAATATAACATTGGTATTTCAAG GCCAATTATTGGTTTAGATGGAGCATTTTTGAAAGGTAAGTACGGCGGTGAGTTGTTAACAGTTGTGGGCCGAGATGGGAATGAGCAGATGTTGCCAATTGCATACTGTGTTGTTGAAGTTGAGAACAAGGATTCGTGGAGGTGGTTCTTGGAACTATTGGTAGATGACCTTGGAGGGCCTGAAATTTGTTCAATATTCACCTTCATATCAGACCAACAGAAG GGTCTACGTTATGCAATAGATGAATTACTTCCTACAGTGGACCAAAGGTTTTGTGTGAGGCATATGTATTCAAACTTCAGGAAGAAATACCCTGGCAAAAACCTGAAGCGTTTAATGTGGAGGGCAGCTACAACCACACATCCACAAACCTGGGAGATGGAAATGAGAAACATAAGAGCAGTGAACGAAGATGCTTATAAGCATTTGATTGCCATCCCTCCAAG TTGGTCAAGAAACAAGCTATTTGAAGTTCGTCACATATATAACAATGGAGATAAGTTCGTAGTCAATATAGATGACTCCTCACGCACATGCAGAACTTGGATGATGACTGGAATCCCCTGTTGTCATTCATTGGCTACAATGAAGTTCCTCAACATTGATGGAGAAAAATTTATTGACTCTTGCTACTTCAAGTCCACATATGAGGAGACCTATTCAACAATTATATATCCCATCAATGGAGCCAAAATATGGAACATCACTCCACATCCTGATGTGTCTCCTCCACACAAAAGAGTCTTACCTGGAAGACCAAAGAGAACACGAAGACTAGAGCAATGGGAAAtgagtgatgaaggttga